GTGATCAGCATGATGATGATGGTCAGGATGACGCCCAGAGCCGAGGCCTGGCCGAATTCGAGGCGCTGGAACGCGGTCTCGAAGATCACCATGACCGCGGTGCGGGTGGAGTCACCCGGTCCGCCGCCGGTGAGGACGTAGGGCTGGTCGAAGACCTGGAGCGCCGAGATGATCGCCATGACCGACGCCACCAGGGTGGTGGGGCTGAGGAGGGGCAGGGTGATCTGGACGAGCTTGCGCCAGCCGGTCGCGCCGTCGAGGGACGCCGCTTCGTAAGTCTCGGTGGGGATCGACGCCAGGCCGCCCAGGAAGAGCAGGAAGGAGAAGCCGAAGTTCTGCCACACGTAGACCAGGACGATCACGGCCGCGGATCCCGTGGGGCTCGTGAGCCAGGGCACCGAGGGGATATTGAGCAGGGACAGCAGCCAGTTCACCACGCCGAACTTCTCATTGAAGAGGTACTTCATGAAGATGGACACCGAGGCGGCCGAGAGGACGAGCGGGAAGAACAGCGCGCTGCGGAAGAAGCTGCGGAGCCAGTTGGGGAGCTTCTCGGTGACCAGGACGGCCAGACCGAGGGCGATGCCCAGCTGCAGCGCCACGGCCACCACCACGAAGAGGATCGTGTTGACGAACGAGACCTGGACCGTGGGGCTCTGGGCCACTTCGGCGAAGTTGGCGAAGCCCACGAATTCGGGGGCGGAGATGATGTCCCAGTGGAAGAAGGCCAGGACGATCGAGGCCACGATCGGGATGAGCGTGAAGATGCCCATGCCCGCGATGGTGGGTGCCAGGAAGACCCACGGGAGCCAGCGTTGTTGTTTCATCAGTTCCTCCCGAGGGCCAGGTCGAGATCCCGCTCGAGGGACTTCATGGCGTTCTTGAGCTGGGCCTGGTCACCGGAGACGGCCAGCGAGACGTTCTTGATCAGCGCGGTCTCCACGGCGG
The nucleotide sequence above comes from Arthrobacter woluwensis. Encoded proteins:
- a CDS encoding carbohydrate ABC transporter permease translates to MKQQRWLPWVFLAPTIAGMGIFTLIPIVASIVLAFFHWDIISAPEFVGFANFAEVAQSPTVQVSFVNTILFVVVAVALQLGIALGLAVLVTEKLPNWLRSFFRSALFFPLVLSAASVSIFMKYLFNEKFGVVNWLLSLLNIPSVPWLTSPTGSAAVIVLVYVWQNFGFSFLLFLGGLASIPTETYEAASLDGATGWRKLVQITLPLLSPTTLVASVMAIISALQVFDQPYVLTGGGPGDSTRTAVMVIFETAFQRLEFGQASALGVILTIIIMLITAAQFRLSKRFVFYQ